In a single window of the Zonotrichia leucophrys gambelii isolate GWCS_2022_RI chromosome 2, RI_Zleu_2.0, whole genome shotgun sequence genome:
- the UBA5 gene encoding ubiquitin-like modifier-activating enzyme 5, giving the protein MADPGRLERLERRVRELEEELAREKRGRAAARARIDTMSAEVTDSNPYSRLMALKRMGIVKDYEKIRTFTVAVVGVGGVGSVTAEMLTRCGIGKLLLFDYDKVELANMNRLFFQPHQAGLSKVQAAEHTLRDINPDVQFEVHNYNITTLDNFEHFMDRISNGALEEGKPVDLVLSCVDNFEARMAINTACNELGQIWMESGVSENAVSGHIQLIIPGESACFACAPPLVVAANIDEKTLKREGVCAASLPTTMGVVAGMLVQNVLKYLLNFGTVSYYLGYNAMQDFFPTMSMKPNPQCSDHNCRKQQENYKRKEAARPKEEVIEKEEEIVHEDNDWGIELVSEISEDELKAASGPVPELPEGISVAYTIPDKEENSVTGETVADSEESLEELMAKMRNM; this is encoded by the exons ATGGCGGATCCCGGGCGGCTGGAGCGGCTGGAGCGGCGTGTgcgggagctggaggaggagctggccCGGGAGAagcgcgggcgggcggcggcgcgggcccGCATCGACACCATGAGCGCCGAGGTGACCGACTCGAACCCCTACAG tcGCTTGATGGCATTAAAAAGAATGGGGATTGTCAAAGACTATGAG AAAATCCGTACCTTCACAGTTGCAGTAGTAGGTGTGGGGGGTGTTGGCAGTGTGACTGCTGAAATGCTGACAAGGTGTGGCATTGGTAAG CTGCTTCTGTTTGATTATGACAAAGTGGAACTGGCAAACATGAACAGACTCTTCTTCCAACCTCATCAAGCTGGATTAAGTAAAGTGCAAGCAGCAGAACATACTTTGAG GGATATTAATCCTGATGTTCAGTTTGAAGTACATAACTACAACATCACAACACTGGACAACTTTGAGCACTTCATGGATAGAATAAG TAACGGTGCACTGGAGGAAGGGAAGCCTGTGGATCTGGTTTTGAGCTGTGTGGACAACTTTGAAGCTCGCATGGCAATTAACACG GCCTGCAATGAACTTGGACAAATCTGGATGGAGTCTGGAGTGAGTGAAAATGCAGTGTCAGGACACATCCAGTTGATCATCCCTGGTGAATCCGCTTGTTTTGCG TGTGCTCCTCCACTGGTAGTAGCTGCAAATATTGATGAGAAGACATTGAAACGAGAAGGAGTTTGTGCAGCCAGTCTTCCTACAACCATGGGTGTTGTGGCAGGAATGCTTGTGCAAAATGTTCTCAA GTACCTGTTAAACTTTGGTACTGTGAGTTATTATCTTGGTTACAATGCAATGCAAGATTTCTTCCCAACTATGTCTATGAAGCCAAACCCCCAGTGCAGTGACCACAATTgcagaaaacagcaagaaaattatAAG AGAAAAGAAGCTGCAAGACCAAAAGAAGAAGTAattgaaaaggaagaagaaatagtACATGAAGACAATGACTGGG GTATTGAATTAGTATCAGAAATTTCAGAAGATGAGCTGAAGGCTGCATCTGGCCCAGTACCTGAACTTCCTGAAGGAATTAGTGTAGCATATACTATCCCAGACAAG GAAGAGAATTCAGTAACTGGGGAGACAGTAGCAGACTCTGAAGAAAGCCTAGAAGAACTCATGGCCAAAATGAGAAACAtgtag
- the ACKR4 gene encoding atypical chemokine receptor 4, with amino-acid sequence MNNSTDYWIEDEEDDLNPLIDYNTYELLCEKGDVRNFRKLFLPVFYALAFTIGVAGNSLVVAIYAYCKKPKTKTDVYIMHLAIADLLLLFTLPFWAANAVQGWELGNPMCKLSSSLYTMNFSSSMLFLACISVDRYRATSESQGHRRVGKHCSVTCLCVWLAATFLSIPELIFNQVKKHNESNECLPIFPMNMETLLKSTIQILEIILEFLLPFLVMLICYSATARAIFRSANVKKSRPFKVLLAVVATFIVTQLPYNIVKLWRAIDIIYMLVTDCQASKTMDVALQVTKSIALFHACLNPLLYAFLGASFKMHIMKIAKNYGYWRRQRQNGRPEEISMNYEDPTEETISFTI; translated from the coding sequence ATGAATAACTCAACAGATTACTGGattgaggatgaggaggatgaccTCAACCCTCTTATAGATTACAATACCTATGAGCTTCTCTGTGAAAAAGGTGATGtgagaaatttcagaaaattattccTCCCAGTGTTCTACGCATTGGCTTTCACAATTGGGGTGGCTGGAAACTCACTAGTGGTTGCAATTTATGCCTACTGCAAGAAACCCAAGACCAAGACGGACGTGTACATCATGCACCTCGCCATCGCTGATCTGCTCCTGCTCTTCACCCTCCCCTTCTGGGCTGCAAATGCAGTGCAGGGATGGGAACTTGGAAACCCCATGTGCAAGCTCTCTTCTTCTCTGTACACCATGAATTTCAGCTCCAGCATGCTGttcctggcctgtatcagcgTGGATAGGTACAGGGCCACTTCTGAATCCCAGGGCCACAGAAGAGTGGGCAAACACTGCAGTGTTACCTGCCTCTGTGTCTGGCTGGCTGCCACTTTCCTCAGTATCCCAGAGCTGATATTTAATCAAGTCAAGAAACACAACGAGAGCAACGAATGCCTTCCCATATTTCCAATGAACATGGAAACACTCTTGAAATCAACCATTCAAATCCTGGAAATTATCCTGgaattccttcttcctttcctagTAATGCTGATCTGCTATTCTGCTACTGCTCGGGCAATCTTTAGGTCTGCAAATGTTAAGAAGTCCAGGCCTTtcaaggtgctgctggcagtaGTGGCTACTTTCATTGTCACCCAGCTACCCTACAACATTGTGAAGCTGTGGCGAGCCATAGACATCATCTACATGTTGGTGACAGACTGCCAGGCCAGTAAAaccatggatgtggcactccAGGTCACCAAGAGCATCGCTCTGTTCCATGCCTGCCTCAACCCCCTCCTCTACGCCTTCCTGGGTGCCTCCTTCAAAATGCACATCATGAAAATTGCAAAAAATTACGGGTACTGGAGAAGGCAGAGGCAGAATGGAAGACCTGAAGAAATTTCTATGAATTATGAAGACCCTACTGAAGAAACAATCAGTTTCACTATATAG